GGTGCGTGGGTTGCCGGTCGGCCATGCGGCCGACCATCGCGATGGTCACGGCCAATACCAGCCCGGCCGGCAGCAAGATGCTGCCCACGTAAGAAGGCGAGAGGCCCAACCCCATTTGCATGTAGACCGGCAGCAGGTAGGTGGATCCAAAGAGCGCGATGCCGTAGATGAACGCCACGATGCTGCCCATGGCGAAACGCCGGTCGGCGAACAGCGACAGATTCATCAACGGTGCCACGTTCAGGGTCGGCCGACGGTTGTGGGACTTCAGCATACGCCGCTGCAACAGGACAAAAGCGCCTACAGCCAAGGCCGCGCTGAGCAGCAGTACGCTGGCAGTGCCAGCGGGGTTGCTGTGCAGTTCGACCAGTCCATTGAGCAGACACAGGGTGCCCACCGTGGCCAGCATCAGACCGGGCCAGTCCAGCCCGGCACCTTGCGGATTGGCCGCCGCGCCGCCCGGCGCGTTGGTGGGTACGTAGCGCCGGGCCAGCCAGAGCGAGGCAAGGCAGAAAGGCACCACCATGTAAAAGATGGAGCGCCAGCCCAGGCCGTCTACCAGCAGGCCGCCGATGCTGGGGCCGATGGCCGGAGCCAGCACCACGCCCATGCCGAAGATGCCGCTGGCACGGCCCTGTTCGTGGGGTTCGAAGGCCCGCAGGATGATGATGGCCGGGATGGGTTGCACCACCCCGGCGGCCAGCCCTTCGGCCACGCGTGCGGCGAGGACCAGCGGGAAATGCTGAGCCAGGCCGCCAGCGACGCCCCCGGCGAGCAGCAGCCACATGCAGCCGGAGTAGGTGCGCCGGTAGCCGTAGCGCGACAGCAGCCATGGGGTGGTCAGCATGGACACGGTCATGGCGGCCATGAAGCCGGAGGTCACCCATTGCGCCCGCTCCTGACCCAGCACGAAATAGCGGCTCATGTCCGGGATCGCGACGTTGATGATGGTGGACGACATGATGGACGCCATGGTGCCGACCATGACCGAGAGCAGCAGCAGCCACCGGTACCGATCGCCATGGCGTACGCGCAGGGCGGCAATGGAGTGATCGGGTGCGTTGGTTGGCATGGGCTGTTGAAGTTAGAGCGCCATCATAGGCACTTGCCATCGCGGGCACCTGGCTGCGCACAAAAAACCAAGGGCCCCGAAGGGCCCTTGGTTGGGGTAGCGGTAACGAAGCCGCAGGCTCAGCTGTAGCGCTTGTATTCCCCGGACTTCACTTTGGCCAGGAATTTGTGCAGTTCGGCTTTCACCACTGGCATCAGGAAGTACAGGCCAATGATGTTGAAGATGCTCATCGCGAAGATGGCAGCATCGGAGAAGTCGATCACGGCGCTGAAACCGATGGAGCAACCCACCACCACGAAGAAGCAGAACATCAGCTTGTAGATGAGCTCATTGGTCTTGCCTTCGCCAAACAGGTAGGTCCAGGCCTTGAGACCGTAGTAAGACCACGAAATCATGGTCGAGATCGCGAACATCAGCACGGCCAGGGCCAGCGGGTAGCGGAACCAGTCGTAAGCGGTCTGGAAAGAAGCGGCGGTCAGTTGCACGCCGGTGAGTCCTTCTGCGTGGGGGTAGGGGCCGGTGTTGAGGCCGGCAATGGTGATGACCAGGGCGGTCATGGTGCAGATGATCACGGTGTCGATGAAGGGCTCCAGCAAGGAGACCAGGCCTTCGGTGACGGGTTCGCTGGTTTTGACTGCCGAGTGGGCAATGGCTGCCGAGCCCACGCCTGCTTCGTTGGAGAACGTGGCACGTTTCAGGCCCTGAATCAGCGCGCCAATGAAGCCGCCTGCGACACCTTCGGCACTGAAGGCACCGTTCCAGATGGCAGCGAATGCGGCGCCAATCTGGTCAAACTCGACCACCAGCACGGTGATCGACATACCCACATAGAGAATGGCCATCAAGGGGACCAGCTTGGAGGTCACCGTGGAGATCGAGGGCATGCCTCCGATGATCACGGAGAACACAAAGCCTGCCAGCACGATGCCAGTGACCCAGCCGTAGCCGTCGGGCAGACCAAAAGTCTGCACCAGCATGGCATTGGCCTGGTTGCCCTGGAACATGTTGCCGCCGCCCAAGGCGCCGAGGATGGTCATGATGGCAAAACCCACGGCCAGAATCTTGCCGAACCCGGCCATGCCCCGCTCGGCCAAGCCGCGGCTGAGGTAGTACATCGGGCCGCCCGAAACCACCCCGGAAGGCAGCACGGTTCGGTATTTGACGCCCAGTGTGCATTCCGTGAACTTCGATGCCATGCCAAGCAGGCCGACGATGATCATCCAGAACGTGGCACCCGGCCCGCCGATGGCAAGGGCCGCGCCGACGCCGGCGATGTTGCCCAGACCCACGGTGCCCGACAGGGCCGTGGCCAGAGCGGCAAAGTGCGACACCTCACCGTCGTGGTTGGCATTGGGGTTGTCGTAGCGGCCCCGCACCAGATCGATGGAGAGCTTGACCTGCTTCAACTGGATGAAGCCGAAATACAGGGTGAAGACCAGCGCGGCAATCAACAACCAGCCGGCAATCAAGGGGAAGCTGGCTTCGCCAACGGGAACCGAGGTAAAGATCAGCGCAGCGAACCAGCCGAGGTAGTCGTTGAAAAAGCCATCAACAGCGGCATCGAAGCCTGCGGCCGAAGCCGACGAGGTGGCAACAGCACACAGACCAGCTGTGGCAATAGTTTTGAGGGAGGGTTGCCGAGATGGGCTCACAGGTGGCTCCTTTATGGGTATGTAGAGACTCGACGCAAGACAGAAGGCGTCTTTTCCGTCACGCAAGATGCAGGCCAGAAGCGGTGCACCGTTGTAGAGCGGTTCACATGGCTTTTGGCTACGCAGGCACCGCTCTAGGGCATCCTAAGTGCCTACAGTCGGCGCGCCTCTACACGATTACCCCTATACCAGGCTTACATCAAGGTATTTCATGTGTGATCAGTGATCCCGGTTCCGGCGCCACAGGCGCACCGCGAGCAGCACCAGTGGCCCGCTGTGCAGCAGCAG
This region of Hydrogenophaga crassostreae genomic DNA includes:
- a CDS encoding MFS transporter, yielding MPTNAPDHSIAALRVRHGDRYRWLLLLSVMVGTMASIMSSTIINVAIPDMSRYFVLGQERAQWVTSGFMAAMTVSMLTTPWLLSRYGYRRTYSGCMWLLLAGGVAGGLAQHFPLVLAARVAEGLAAGVVQPIPAIIILRAFEPHEQGRASGIFGMGVVLAPAIGPSIGGLLVDGLGWRSIFYMVVPFCLASLWLARRYVPTNAPGGAAANPQGAGLDWPGLMLATVGTLCLLNGLVELHSNPAGTASVLLLSAALAVGAFVLLQRRMLKSHNRRPTLNVAPLMNLSLFADRRFAMGSIVAFIYGIALFGSTYLLPVYMQMGLGLSPSYVGSILLPAGLVLAVTIAMVGRMADRQPTHRLVSIGLVLLTASFALMTTIDPGRPEAIIPLLVIWAILGRIGLGFILPSLNIGAMRGLGHTHIPQGSSVINFLRMLGGAAGVSLCGIVLEWRITAHGFRLDTASDNPARLAAFNETFLMLAAVCALALLAALRLRENQIPAKS
- a CDS encoding alanine/glycine:cation symporter family protein gives rise to the protein MSPSRQPSLKTIATAGLCAVATSSASAAGFDAAVDGFFNDYLGWFAALIFTSVPVGEASFPLIAGWLLIAALVFTLYFGFIQLKQVKLSIDLVRGRYDNPNANHDGEVSHFAALATALSGTVGLGNIAGVGAALAIGGPGATFWMIIVGLLGMASKFTECTLGVKYRTVLPSGVVSGGPMYYLSRGLAERGMAGFGKILAVGFAIMTILGALGGGNMFQGNQANAMLVQTFGLPDGYGWVTGIVLAGFVFSVIIGGMPSISTVTSKLVPLMAILYVGMSITVLVVEFDQIGAAFAAIWNGAFSAEGVAGGFIGALIQGLKRATFSNEAGVGSAAIAHSAVKTSEPVTEGLVSLLEPFIDTVIICTMTALVITIAGLNTGPYPHAEGLTGVQLTAASFQTAYDWFRYPLALAVLMFAISTMISWSYYGLKAWTYLFGEGKTNELIYKLMFCFFVVVGCSIGFSAVIDFSDAAIFAMSIFNIIGLYFLMPVVKAELHKFLAKVKSGEYKRYS